From the Alkalibacter rhizosphaerae genome, one window contains:
- a CDS encoding isoprenyl transferase translates to MKTDWKTLPAHVAIIMDGNGRWAKSKNKPRLYGHKAGVETIRNVVTLASQWGIKVLTLYAFSTENWKRPKAEVNGLMKLFGDYLKKEVQSLHENQVRLCIIGRRDVLAPSLVHLIEEAETLTKDNKGMILNVAVNYGGRLEVLDAVRSLAEKVKEGQLQPEEIDERVLQKSLYTKDIPDPDLIIRTSGELRLSNFLIWQCAYSELWFTSVLWPDFTEEVFKEALDDYCSRKRRFGGV, encoded by the coding sequence ATGAAAACGGATTGGAAAACCCTGCCGGCTCATGTGGCCATTATTATGGATGGCAACGGCAGATGGGCAAAATCAAAAAATAAACCGAGGTTATACGGGCACAAGGCCGGAGTTGAAACCATTCGAAATGTGGTGACACTTGCATCCCAATGGGGGATCAAGGTGTTGACCTTGTATGCTTTTTCTACAGAAAATTGGAAGAGACCAAAAGCGGAAGTAAACGGGTTGATGAAGCTCTTTGGCGATTATTTGAAAAAAGAAGTCCAAAGCTTGCATGAAAACCAAGTCCGCTTGTGCATCATCGGCCGACGGGATGTTCTGGCGCCGTCATTGGTCCACCTGATCGAAGAAGCGGAAACACTGACGAAAGACAACAAAGGGATGATCCTCAACGTGGCTGTAAACTATGGAGGGCGTCTGGAAGTGTTGGATGCTGTTCGATCCCTGGCAGAAAAGGTGAAAGAGGGACAACTTCAACCGGAAGAGATCGATGAGAGAGTTTTGCAGAAATCTCTCTATACAAAAGACATACCCGACCCGGATCTGATCATTCGAACCAGCGGCGAATTACGTCTTAGCAACTTTCTGATCTGGCAATGCGCCTACTCGGAGTTGTGGTTCACATCCGTGTTGTGGCCGGATTTTACAGAAGAAGTTTTCAAAGAAGCGTTGGATGACTATTGCAGCCGTAAAAGGCGATTTGGAGGGGTATGA
- the hslU gene encoding ATP-dependent protease ATPase subunit HslU translates to MTNRTPRDIVAQLDRYIIGQQEAKKKVAVALRNRYRRSKLPDEIQSEITPKNIILMGPTGVGKTEIARRLAKLVDAPFVKVEATKFTEVGYVGRDVESIIRDLVNVSIRNVKENHMEQVLDKAETNARQRLIDLLAPGPGQGKKLKTPFDYLFQNNKPSEDTPKEETNAEEEEGMLQKRERITAALDRGDLEETMVEVEVEDSASAPMAMMGGGMPGDDSSFNMSDLFGGLIPKKMKKRKVSVKEAREILVQQEAQDLIDMDAVITEGLREAEQNGIVFLDEIDKIAGGANRSGADVSREGVQRDILPIVEGSTVNTKYGPVNTDHILFIGAGAFHVSKVSDLIPELQGRFPVTVKLDSLYAEDFIKILTQPENAIIKQYQLLLETEGVRLEFSEEAIEKIADVAVYMNEQQENIGARRLHTVIETLMEEISYHAPDYDQESFQIDRTYVERIFAAQEKERDLKKYIL, encoded by the coding sequence ATGACGAATCGAACCCCCAGGGATATCGTAGCCCAACTGGACCGGTACATCATCGGACAACAGGAAGCGAAAAAAAAGGTGGCTGTCGCCCTTCGCAACCGATATCGGCGATCAAAATTGCCGGATGAGATCCAAAGTGAGATCACACCCAAAAACATCATATTGATGGGTCCTACCGGTGTTGGGAAAACGGAGATCGCCAGAAGACTGGCCAAACTGGTAGATGCTCCATTTGTCAAAGTGGAGGCCACCAAATTTACGGAAGTAGGATACGTGGGAAGAGACGTTGAATCCATCATTCGGGATCTGGTCAACGTTTCCATTCGAAACGTCAAAGAAAACCACATGGAACAGGTTCTCGACAAGGCGGAAACAAATGCCAGACAGCGACTGATCGATCTGCTGGCTCCAGGCCCGGGACAAGGGAAAAAACTGAAAACACCATTCGACTATTTGTTTCAAAACAATAAACCATCTGAAGATACTCCAAAGGAAGAAACCAATGCAGAAGAAGAAGAAGGCATGCTCCAAAAACGGGAACGAATCACTGCAGCTTTGGACCGGGGGGACCTGGAAGAGACCATGGTGGAAGTGGAAGTAGAGGATTCTGCATCTGCTCCTATGGCCATGATGGGGGGAGGCATGCCCGGGGACGATTCTTCCTTCAATATGAGCGACCTGTTTGGGGGCTTGATCCCCAAAAAAATGAAGAAACGAAAAGTGTCCGTGAAGGAAGCCCGTGAAATTTTGGTCCAGCAGGAAGCCCAGGATCTTATCGACATGGATGCGGTCATCACGGAAGGTCTTCGGGAAGCCGAGCAAAACGGCATCGTGTTCCTGGATGAGATCGATAAAATTGCAGGAGGCGCTAACCGGTCTGGAGCGGATGTTTCCAGAGAAGGAGTTCAACGGGACATTCTTCCCATCGTGGAAGGTTCCACCGTCAACACCAAGTATGGACCCGTAAATACAGACCACATCCTCTTTATCGGAGCCGGTGCCTTTCACGTCAGCAAGGTGTCGGACCTGATACCGGAACTTCAGGGCCGGTTCCCTGTCACGGTGAAACTGGACAGTCTCTATGCAGAGGATTTCATCAAGATTTTGACCCAGCCGGAGAACGCCATCATCAAACAATATCAACTGCTTTTGGAAACGGAAGGAGTAAGACTGGAGTTTTCCGAGGAGGCCATCGAGAAGATCGCCGACGTAGCAGTGTATATGAACGAGCAGCAGGAAAACATCGGTGCAAGACGACTTCATACCGTCATCGAGACCCTGATGGAAGAAATATCATACCACGCTCCGGATTACGATCAGGAATCCTTTCAAATCGACCGGACATATGTGGAACGAATATTTGCGGCACAAGAAAAAGAACGAGATCTAAAAAAATACATTTTATAA
- the tsf gene encoding translation elongation factor Ts, with translation MASAQLVKELRQITGAGMMDCKKALEANNDNMDKAIEFLREKGLAAASKKAGRIAAEGVVESYIHMGGKIGVLVEVNCETDFVAKTDDFKNMVRGIAMHIAATNPLYLNKEDVPDDVVEKEKAILKAQALNEGKPEKIVEKMVEGRISKFYQEICLMEQSFVKDPDKTIAQIVSEKIAKIGENIKVRRFTRYQMGEGLEKKEENFAEEVAKQMNQ, from the coding sequence ATGGCAAGTGCACAATTAGTAAAAGAATTGAGACAAATAACCGGTGCAGGCATGATGGACTGCAAAAAAGCATTGGAAGCAAACAACGACAACATGGACAAGGCAATCGAATTTCTTCGTGAAAAAGGATTGGCTGCCGCTTCAAAAAAAGCAGGCCGGATCGCTGCAGAAGGTGTTGTTGAATCCTATATCCACATGGGTGGAAAAATCGGCGTATTGGTGGAAGTAAACTGTGAAACGGATTTCGTGGCAAAAACCGACGACTTCAAAAACATGGTTCGCGGCATCGCCATGCACATCGCTGCAACAAATCCCCTTTACCTGAACAAGGAAGACGTACCGGATGACGTTGTTGAAAAAGAAAAGGCCATATTGAAAGCACAGGCTTTGAATGAAGGCAAACCGGAAAAAATCGTTGAAAAAATGGTGGAAGGCCGAATCAGCAAATTCTATCAGGAAATTTGTCTGATGGAACAGTCTTTTGTCAAAGATCCAGACAAGACCATTGCTCAGATCGTCAGCGAAAAAATCGCAAAGATCGGTGAGAACATCAAAGTTCGACGTTTCACCAGATACCAAATGGGCGAAGGTTTGGAGAAAAAAGAAGAGAATTTTGCAGAAGAAGTTGCCAAGCAAATGAACCAATAA
- a CDS encoding phosphatidate cytidylyltransferase encodes MSKRIWTGIIGIPVLAAVIILGGPVLYAAISLVASMALYEYVKSVNGNYDISMNFWLEILLGLLMLAAFYFDAQWVFGLLVLSVALLVGRDVFKGNVNIFNTVFGVYGLLYIPFFLGHLLLLDQMDHGNMLIWLIFIISFGTDTFAYFVGMRFGKHRLSPTISPKKSVEGSVGGVVAAVLLTMVFGYFFEASSGVGLSLAKYGIIAFVASLVSQLGDLAASMIKRQFGIKDFGNLLPGHGGMLDRFDSVIFAAPAIYYMIMALI; translated from the coding sequence ATGAGCAAAAGGATATGGACGGGAATAATAGGCATACCGGTGCTTGCTGCAGTGATCATACTGGGAGGACCGGTCTTGTACGCGGCTATCAGTCTGGTCGCATCCATGGCCCTTTACGAGTATGTGAAATCTGTAAACGGAAATTACGATATTTCCATGAATTTTTGGTTGGAGATCCTCTTGGGTCTATTGATGTTGGCGGCATTTTATTTCGACGCCCAATGGGTTTTTGGCCTGTTGGTTTTGTCGGTTGCATTATTGGTCGGCAGGGATGTATTCAAAGGGAATGTGAACATCTTCAATACGGTATTTGGTGTATACGGGCTACTGTATATTCCTTTTTTTCTGGGACATCTGCTGCTGCTGGATCAAATGGATCATGGAAACATGCTGATCTGGCTGATCTTCATCATCAGTTTTGGAACGGACACTTTTGCTTATTTTGTCGGCATGCGGTTTGGAAAACACCGGCTGTCACCGACGATCAGTCCGAAAAAATCCGTGGAAGGATCCGTTGGCGGCGTAGTGGCGGCAGTCCTTCTGACCATGGTCTTTGGTTATTTTTTTGAAGCGTCCAGTGGGGTTGGCTTATCTTTGGCAAAGTATGGTATAATAGCTTTTGTTGCCAGTTTGGTGTCCCAGTTGGGAGACCTGGCCGCATCCATGATCAAGCGTCAATTTGGCATCAAGGATTTCGGAAATCTGCTGCCGGGCCATGGCGGCATGCTGGATCGGTTTGACAGTGTGATTTTTGCAGCTCCGGCAATCTATTATATGATCATGGCATTGATATAG
- the rpsB gene encoding 30S ribosomal protein S2: MSYVSMKQLLEAGVHFGHQTRRWNPKMAPYIFTERNGIYIIDLQQTVGLIDKAYEFVRELVEEGKEILFVGTKKQAQDAIKNHATRSESFYVNHRWLGGTLTNFETISKRIKRLHKLEEMENDGTFDVLPKKEVIQLKNEREKLEKFLGGIKHMKTLPGALFVVDPRKERIAILEARKLGIPIIGIVDTNCDPDEIDYLIPGNDDAIRAVNLLSEAMANAVLEGRQGVQMEAEETTETEKTEEVEA, translated from the coding sequence ATGTCTTATGTATCAATGAAACAATTGCTGGAAGCAGGTGTACATTTTGGACACCAAACAAGAAGATGGAACCCCAAGATGGCTCCGTATATCTTTACCGAGCGAAACGGGATCTACATCATCGACTTGCAACAGACGGTAGGTTTGATCGACAAAGCTTATGAATTTGTTCGTGAATTGGTGGAAGAGGGAAAAGAGATCCTTTTCGTCGGAACCAAAAAACAGGCACAAGATGCCATCAAAAATCACGCAACAAGAAGTGAAAGCTTTTACGTGAACCATCGATGGTTGGGAGGAACATTGACCAACTTCGAAACCATCAGCAAGCGGATCAAGCGATTGCACAAGTTGGAAGAAATGGAAAACGACGGAACATTTGATGTATTGCCGAAAAAAGAAGTCATCCAGTTGAAAAACGAGCGGGAAAAGCTTGAAAAATTCCTGGGTGGGATCAAGCACATGAAAACTTTGCCGGGTGCATTGTTTGTCGTAGATCCAAGAAAAGAACGGATCGCCATTTTGGAAGCAAGAAAATTGGGTATTCCGATCATCGGGATCGTCGATACCAACTGTGACCCGGATGAGATCGACTATCTTATTCCAGGAAACGACGACGCCATCCGTGCAGTAAACCTGTTGTCCGAAGCCATGGCAAATGCCGTGTTGGAAGGAAGACAAGGCGTTCAAATGGAAGCCGAGGAAACAACAGAAACGGAAAAAACAGAAGAAGTCGAAGCATAG
- the codY gene encoding GTP-sensing pleiotropic transcriptional regulator CodY: MLTLLEKIRKVNKVLQDPRGTERPFSNLSNTLNEVMSCNVYIASNDGDLLGYSFFKDFECELNIKTLQEQGTKFPEEFSKELGEIKETISNRIDDDPCCVYDHSEECLFKNRYSTFVPINGAGERLGTLVLARFGKEFTTQDLILGEVSATVVGMEMMRLKNLTLEREAREKNVVQMAIGTLSYSEMEAVNHIFRELDGDEGLLVASKIADRVGITRSVIVNALRKLESAGVIETRSLGMKGTFIRVLNPKLTDELEKNNEK, encoded by the coding sequence ATGTTGACCTTATTGGAAAAAATAAGAAAAGTAAACAAGGTATTGCAGGATCCAAGAGGAACGGAGCGCCCCTTTTCAAATTTGAGCAACACTCTCAATGAAGTGATGAGCTGCAATGTCTATATAGCCAGCAATGATGGGGATCTGCTTGGATATTCGTTTTTTAAGGATTTTGAATGTGAATTGAACATCAAGACCCTGCAGGAACAGGGAACCAAATTTCCGGAGGAGTTCAGCAAAGAATTAGGGGAGATCAAGGAAACCATCTCCAATCGGATCGATGACGACCCTTGCTGCGTTTACGATCACAGCGAGGAATGTCTCTTCAAGAACAGATATTCCACATTTGTGCCCATCAATGGTGCCGGTGAACGCTTGGGGACTTTGGTCTTGGCCCGGTTTGGGAAGGAATTCACCACCCAGGACCTCATCCTTGGAGAAGTATCTGCTACAGTGGTTGGAATGGAAATGATGCGTTTGAAAAATTTAACGCTGGAAAGGGAAGCAAGGGAAAAGAATGTGGTGCAAATGGCCATAGGTACCTTGTCCTACTCCGAGATGGAAGCGGTGAACCATATCTTCCGCGAACTGGACGGAGACGAAGGCTTGTTGGTGGCCAGCAAGATCGCCGATCGGGTCGGGATCACACGAAGCGTCATCGTCAATGCCTTGCGCAAGCTTGAAAGTGCCGGTGTTATCGAAACACGGTCTTTGGGTATGAAAGGTACTTTCATTCGCGTACTCAATCCCAAACTGACCGATGAACTGGAAAAAAACAACGAAAAATAA
- the hslV gene encoding ATP-dependent protease subunit HslV: MYHATTIVAVRKGGQAAMAGDGQVTFGESTIMKNKAKKVKKIYNDEVMVGFAGSVADAFTLSDKFEAYLDQFSGNLQRAAVELAKEWRSDKILRNLEALLLVMDRDNLLLISGSGEVIEPDEQVAAIGSGGNYALSAGLALIEQETLSAEEIARKSLAIAARICVYTNENVHVELLEEVKPL; the protein is encoded by the coding sequence ATGTACCATGCAACGACGATAGTAGCAGTTCGAAAGGGTGGTCAGGCTGCCATGGCCGGCGACGGCCAAGTGACCTTCGGAGAAAGCACCATCATGAAAAACAAGGCAAAAAAAGTAAAGAAAATATACAATGACGAAGTAATGGTCGGGTTTGCCGGATCCGTTGCAGATGCGTTTACGCTAAGTGACAAATTCGAAGCGTATCTGGACCAGTTCAGCGGGAACCTGCAGCGAGCCGCTGTCGAATTGGCCAAGGAATGGAGAAGCGACAAAATACTACGAAATTTGGAGGCATTGCTTCTGGTCATGGACCGAGACAACCTGTTGTTGATCTCCGGCAGCGGAGAAGTCATCGAGCCGGATGAACAAGTTGCAGCCATCGGTTCTGGAGGCAATTATGCCCTGTCTGCAGGATTGGCACTTATTGAACAAGAGACGCTTTCTGCGGAAGAGATCGCCAGAAAATCTTTGGCCATAGCGGCACGGATCTGTGTATATACCAATGAAAACGTACACGTGGAATTGTTGGAGGAGGTGAAGCCGTTATGA
- the topA gene encoding type I DNA topoisomerase, translating to MAKTLVIVESPAKAKTINKYLPKGYTVQATMGHVRDLPKSKLGIDLENDFEPSYVTIRGKGDILKKMKSEAKKADLVLLATDPDREGEAISWHIANYLNLTKEKSGRIEFHEITKNAVRNAIKNQREIHQDLVDAQQARRILDRLVGYSISPLLWKKIKKGLSAGRVQSVATRMIVDREKEILDFVSKEYWTLQLEVGKQQDQGDTFTARYHGIKGKKKDIASEEEVNKILEAVKTHPLLVVDVKKGKKNRKPPNPFTTSTLQQEAFKKLNFTTKKTMSIAQQLYEGLNVTGRGSIGLITYMRTDSIRISDEARNQARNYIEQTFGKEYLGGAAVKNKGKNIQDAHEAIRATDVMLDPRTVKDSLKRDQYRLYKLIWDRFVASQMANGVYDTTSVDMQCDIYGFKASDSQLVFKGFMKTYDLGEDEEDEAEGSKSKGKIPELAANDPLYMKKFDKEQKFTQPPPRYTEATLVKTMEEKGIGRPSTYSPTIQTIRARGYVESVDKKFQPTELGIMITELMEEYFKSIVDYDFTADMEATLDKIADGGTRWQEIIGHFYKDFEKDLKHAEKVMEKIVIEDPVSDVQCDKCGRMMVIKNGRYGKFLACPGFPECRNTKTIVEDLGIPCPECEDGSIVQKKSKKGRIFYGCTNYPDCNFMVWDKPVKDEKCPKCSSLLLQKGYSKMTKIYCSNDECDFVKKKE from the coding sequence ATGGCAAAAACGCTGGTAATTGTGGAATCTCCCGCAAAAGCGAAAACAATAAACAAATATCTTCCGAAAGGTTACACCGTGCAAGCCACCATGGGACACGTGCGAGATCTGCCGAAGAGCAAACTGGGGATCGATCTGGAAAATGATTTCGAACCCAGCTACGTGACGATTCGTGGAAAAGGCGATATTTTAAAGAAAATGAAAAGTGAGGCAAAAAAAGCCGATCTTGTCTTGTTGGCAACGGACCCTGACCGGGAAGGGGAAGCCATTAGCTGGCATATTGCCAATTACCTGAACCTGACCAAGGAAAAGTCGGGAAGGATCGAGTTTCACGAGATCACGAAGAATGCCGTGCGAAACGCTATAAAAAATCAACGAGAGATCCATCAAGATCTTGTAGACGCACAGCAGGCACGACGGATCTTGGACCGTTTGGTGGGATACAGCATCAGTCCACTCCTTTGGAAAAAAATAAAAAAAGGACTGAGTGCAGGTCGTGTCCAATCCGTGGCAACCCGCATGATCGTAGACCGGGAAAAAGAGATCCTGGATTTTGTCAGCAAAGAGTATTGGACCCTTCAACTGGAAGTGGGCAAGCAGCAGGATCAAGGAGATACCTTTACAGCAAGATATCATGGGATCAAGGGAAAGAAAAAGGATATTGCTTCCGAAGAGGAAGTCAACAAGATCCTGGAAGCGGTAAAAACCCATCCGTTGTTGGTAGTGGATGTGAAAAAGGGCAAAAAGAATCGAAAGCCTCCAAATCCCTTTACCACCAGTACCCTGCAGCAGGAAGCCTTTAAAAAATTGAATTTTACGACGAAAAAGACCATGAGCATTGCCCAGCAGTTGTATGAAGGTCTGAATGTGACCGGTCGGGGCAGCATCGGTTTGATCACATATATGCGAACCGATTCCATCCGAATCTCCGATGAAGCGAGAAATCAGGCGAGAAACTACATCGAACAGACTTTTGGCAAGGAGTATCTGGGAGGCGCCGCCGTAAAGAACAAGGGGAAAAACATACAGGACGCCCACGAAGCCATTCGAGCCACCGACGTCATGCTGGATCCTCGAACGGTGAAGGATTCTCTAAAAAGAGACCAGTATCGTCTCTATAAGTTGATCTGGGATCGATTTGTGGCCAGCCAGATGGCCAACGGGGTCTATGATACCACCTCTGTAGACATGCAGTGCGACATTTATGGATTCAAGGCGTCAGATTCTCAATTGGTTTTCAAGGGATTCATGAAGACCTATGATTTGGGAGAGGACGAAGAAGATGAAGCGGAAGGATCAAAAAGCAAAGGAAAAATACCGGAGCTGGCAGCAAACGATCCTTTATATATGAAGAAATTCGACAAGGAACAGAAATTTACCCAACCACCACCCAGATATACGGAAGCAACTTTGGTAAAGACCATGGAAGAAAAAGGGATCGGGCGCCCGTCCACCTACTCTCCAACGATCCAAACCATACGTGCTCGAGGTTATGTGGAAAGCGTCGACAAGAAATTCCAGCCCACAGAATTGGGCATCATGATCACGGAGCTGATGGAGGAGTATTTCAAGAGCATCGTGGATTATGATTTTACAGCGGATATGGAGGCTACCTTGGATAAGATCGCCGACGGAGGGACCCGTTGGCAGGAAATCATCGGCCATTTTTACAAGGATTTCGAAAAAGACCTGAAGCATGCGGAAAAAGTGATGGAAAAAATCGTCATTGAAGATCCGGTATCCGATGTCCAATGTGATAAATGCGGCCGGATGATGGTCATCAAAAACGGCCGGTATGGAAAGTTTCTGGCATGTCCCGGTTTCCCGGAATGTCGAAACACAAAGACTATCGTGGAAGATCTGGGGATCCCATGTCCGGAATGTGAAGACGGAAGCATCGTACAGAAAAAGTCAAAAAAGGGCCGGATCTTTTACGGATGTACCAATTACCCGGACTGCAATTTCATGGTATGGGACAAGCCGGTAAAAGATGAAAAGTGTCCAAAATGTTCTTCTTTGCTTTTGCAAAAGGGCTACAGTAAAATGACAAAGATCTATTGCTCCAATGACGAGTGTGACTTTGTCAAGAAAAAGGAATAA
- the dprA gene encoding DNA-processing protein DprA — translation MDERLALCWLGSQKDWTLDQKYRIMREHGTAKAVYDAFLEGCFFGIKKDPSDCWPDRFLEDLQKHGVSMMTIMDDDYPMHLSQIPQAPLFLLYKGTYDEEDFDETFAVVGARKASLSARKNTRRIVGDLAYAGLNIVSGMALGIDAQAHQAALDVGGKTTAVMGCGLDHCYPKENRRILDAILDEGGTVFSEFDFGTPPLPRNFPQRNRIISGLSMGVLVAEAEKKSGSLITAKHAMEQGREVYAFPGDLQRSNTLGSNLLLRDGAKMVLEANDILEDMAPMFFIPEKLDVFESKALAKEEKSICDAIRSGVDTVDSLIDSTEISISDLFFHLTNLELKGIITGSAGRYTMMAP, via the coding sequence ATGGACGAACGTTTGGCACTTTGTTGGTTGGGCTCCCAAAAAGATTGGACCCTGGATCAGAAGTATCGGATCATGCGGGAGCATGGGACCGCCAAAGCGGTGTATGATGCATTTTTGGAGGGCTGCTTTTTCGGTATAAAAAAAGATCCATCCGATTGCTGGCCGGATCGGTTTTTAGAAGATCTTCAAAAACATGGAGTTTCGATGATGACCATCATGGATGACGATTACCCCATGCATTTATCCCAAATCCCCCAGGCGCCCTTGTTCTTGCTTTACAAGGGAACTTATGACGAGGAAGATTTTGATGAAACCTTCGCCGTGGTTGGAGCACGGAAAGCAAGTCTTTCCGCCAGGAAGAACACCAGAAGGATCGTAGGAGACCTGGCATATGCCGGGTTGAACATTGTCAGCGGGATGGCTTTGGGCATCGATGCACAGGCTCATCAGGCGGCCTTGGATGTGGGAGGGAAAACGACTGCCGTCATGGGATGCGGGTTGGATCATTGTTATCCGAAAGAAAACCGGAGGATCTTGGATGCCATCCTGGATGAGGGAGGCACCGTGTTTTCTGAATTCGATTTTGGCACGCCTCCGCTGCCAAGAAATTTCCCCCAGCGCAATCGAATCATCAGCGGACTGAGCATGGGAGTTTTAGTGGCGGAGGCGGAAAAGAAAAGCGGGTCCCTCATTACAGCAAAACACGCAATGGAGCAAGGCAGGGAAGTATATGCATTTCCTGGCGATCTGCAACGCAGCAATACCTTGGGATCCAACCTGCTACTTCGAGACGGAGCGAAAATGGTCTTGGAAGCCAACGATATTTTGGAAGACATGGCACCCATGTTTTTCATTCCGGAAAAGTTGGATGTCTTTGAGTCGAAAGCGTTGGCGAAGGAAGAAAAGTCCATCTGCGACGCGATCAGATCTGGGGTGGATACGGTGGATTCTTTGATCGATAGCACAGAAATTTCCATCTCTGATTTGTTTTTTCACTTGACAAATTTGGAATTAAAGGGGATTATCACAGGTAGTGCCGGACGCTACACCATGATGGCGCCATGA
- the frr gene encoding ribosome recycling factor, with amino-acid sequence MIKEIKKETIEKMDKAVASLKYELNGLRAGRANPKILDRVTVDYYGAMTPINQMANVSAPEPRMILIQPWDANAISMIEKAIQKSDLGINPSNDGKVIRIVMPQLTEERRKELSKMAKKFGEDAKVAIRNIRRHAIQDLKDLEKESMITEDELKHAETEIQKMTDDETKKVDDVVALKNDEIMEV; translated from the coding sequence ATGATCAAGGAAATCAAAAAAGAAACCATCGAAAAAATGGACAAGGCGGTTGCCAGTCTAAAGTACGAATTGAACGGACTGCGTGCAGGACGAGCCAATCCCAAGATCTTGGATCGAGTGACCGTGGATTATTATGGAGCCATGACACCCATCAATCAAATGGCCAATGTCAGCGCCCCGGAACCACGAATGATCCTGATCCAGCCCTGGGATGCCAATGCCATTTCCATGATCGAAAAAGCCATTCAAAAATCCGATCTTGGGATCAACCCAAGCAACGATGGTAAAGTGATCCGGATCGTCATGCCCCAGTTGACAGAAGAACGTCGTAAAGAACTGTCAAAAATGGCGAAAAAGTTTGGAGAAGACGCCAAAGTGGCCATACGAAATATACGGCGGCATGCCATTCAAGATCTGAAGGACCTGGAAAAGGAAAGCATGATCACGGAAGATGAACTAAAGCATGCGGAGACAGAGATCCAAAAGATGACGGATGACGAAACTAAAAAAGTCGATGATGTGGTGGCCTTGAAAAACGACGAGATTATGGAAGTATAG
- the pyrH gene encoding UMP kinase — protein sequence MKPKYNRVIIKLSGEALAGDKAFGIDPGTITSICKNIKDAKDLGVEIAIVVGGGNIFRGRDGEGIDRSTADYMGMLATVINGLALQDALEAMGVPVRVQTAIEMKEVAEPYIRRKAMRHLEKGRIVIFASGTGNPYFSTDTTAALRAAEIDAEVILSAKKVDGVYDSDPKLNPNAKKIDVLSYIDVLNRGLKVMDSTAISLCMDNNIPVLVFGLEQPENIVKVLCGENIGTIVKEDAL from the coding sequence ATGAAACCAAAATACAATCGCGTCATCATCAAACTCAGCGGGGAAGCATTGGCCGGAGATAAAGCATTCGGCATCGATCCCGGCACTATAACTTCGATCTGTAAAAATATAAAAGACGCAAAAGATTTGGGCGTGGAAATCGCCATCGTCGTTGGAGGGGGCAATATTTTCCGAGGCAGAGACGGAGAGGGGATCGATCGATCCACAGCCGATTACATGGGGATGCTGGCAACCGTCATCAATGGTTTGGCCCTTCAAGATGCGTTGGAGGCCATGGGCGTACCCGTACGGGTCCAGACAGCCATTGAGATGAAGGAAGTGGCGGAGCCCTACATACGACGAAAAGCCATGCGTCATCTTGAAAAAGGACGAATCGTCATTTTTGCATCCGGAACAGGCAATCCGTATTTTTCCACGGATACCACAGCGGCTTTGCGAGCGGCTGAAATCGACGCAGAAGTCATCCTGTCTGCAAAAAAAGTGGATGGTGTCTACGACAGCGATCCCAAGCTCAATCCCAATGCCAAAAAGATCGACGTACTCAGCTATATCGATGTGTTGAACCGAGGATTGAAAGTCATGGATTCAACGGCCATATCTCTTTGTATGGACAACAACATACCCGTTCTTGTTTTCGGTTTGGAACAACCGGAAAACATCGTAAAAGTTCTTTGTGGCGAAAATATTGGTACCATAGTGAAGGAGGATGCCTTATGA